Proteins from a genomic interval of Homo sapiens chromosome 6 genomic scaffold, GRCh38.p14 alternate locus group ALT_REF_LOCI_2 HSCHR6_MHC_COX_CTG1:
- the OR2I1 gene encoding putative olfactory receptor 2I1 produces the protein MKANYSAEERFLLLGFSDWPSLQPVLFALVLLCYLLTLTGNSALVLLAVRDPRLHTPMYYFLCHLALVDAGFTTSVVPPLLANLRGPALWLPRSHCTAQLCASLALGSAECVLLAVMALDRAAAVCRPLRYAGLVSPRLCRTLASASWLSGLTNSVAQTALLAERPLCAPRLLDHFICELPALLKLACGGDGDTTENQMFAARVVILLLPFAVILASYGAVARAVCCMRFSGGRRRAVGTCGSHLTAVCLFYGSAIYTYLQPAQRYNQARGKFVSLFYTVVTPALNPLIYTLRNKKVKGAARRLLRSLGRGQAGQ, from the exons ATGAAG GCCAACTACAGCGCAGAGGAGCGCTTTCTCCTGCTGGGTTTCTCCGACTGGCCTTCCCTGCAGCCGGTCCTCTTCGCCCTTGTCCTCCTGTGCTACCTCCTGACCTTGACGGGCAACTCGGCGCTGGTGCTGCTGGCGGTGCGCGACCCGCGCCTGCACACGCCCATGTACTACTTCCTCTGCCACCTGGCCTTGGTAGACGCGGGCTTCACTACTAGCGTGGTGCCGCCGCTGCTGGCCAACCTGCGCGGACCAGCGCTCTGGCTGCCGCGCAGCCACTGCACGGCCCAGCTGTGCGCATCGCTGGCTCTGGGTTCCGCCGAATGCGTCCTCCTGGCGGTGATGGCTCTGGACCGCGCGGCCGCAGTGTGCCGCCCGCTGCGCTATGCGGGGCTCGTCTCCCCGCGCCTATGTCGCACGCTGGCCAGCGCCTCCTGGCTAAGTGGCCTCACCAACTCGGTTGCGCAAACCGCGCTCCTGGCTGAGCGGCCGCTGTGCGCGCCCCGCCTGCTGGACCACTTCATCTGTGAGCTGCCGGCGTTGCTCAAGCTGGCCTGCGGAGGCGACGGAGACACTACCGAGAACCAGATGTTCGCCGCCCGCGTGGTCATCCTGCTGCTGCCGTTTGCCGTCATCCTGGCCTCCTACGGTGCCGTGGCCCGAGCTGTCTGTTGCATGCGGTTCAGCGGAGGCCGGAGGAGGGCGGTGGGCACGTGTGGGTCCCACCTGACAGCCGTCTGCCTGTTCTACGGCTCGGCCATCTACACCTACCTGCAGCCCGCGCAGCGCTACAACCAGGCACGGGGCAAGTTCGTATCGCTCTTCTACACCGTGGTCACACCTGCTCTCAACCCGCTCATCTACACCCTCAGGAATAAGAAAGTGAAGGGGGCAGCGAGGAGGCTGCTGCGGAGTctggggagaggccaggctgggcagtgA
- the UBD gene encoding ubiquitin D (The RefSeq protein has 1 substitution compared to this genomic sequence) — protein sequence MAPNASCLCVHVRSEEWDLMTFDANPYDSVKKIKEHVRSKTKVPVQDQVLLLGSKILKPRRSLSSYGIDKEKTIHLTLKVVKPSDEELPLFLVESGDEAKRHLLQVRRSSSVAQVKAMIETKTGIIPETQIVTCNGKRLEDGKMMADYGIRKGNLLFLACYCIGG from the exons ATGGCTCCCAATGCTTCCTGCCTCTGT GTGCATGTCCGTTCCGAGGAATGGGATTTAATGACCTTTGATGCCAACCCATATGACAGcgtgaaaaaaatcaaagaacatgTCCGGTCTAAGACCAAGGTTCCTGTGCAGGACCAGGTTCTTTTGCTGGGCTCCAAGATCTTAAAGCCACGGAGAAGCCTCTCATCTTACGGCATTGACAAAGAGAAGACCATCCACCTTACCCTGAAAGTGGTGAAGCCCAGTGATGAGGAGCTGCCCTTGTTTCTTGTGGAGTCAGGTGATGAGGCAAAGAGGCACCTCCTCCAGGTGCGAAGGTCCAGCTCAGTGGCACAAGTGAAAGCAATGATCGAGACTAAGACGGGTATAATCCCTGAGACCCAGATTGTGACTTGCAATGGAAAGAGACTGGAAGATGGGAAGATGATGGCAGATTACGGCATCAGAAAGGGCAACTTACTCTTCCTGGCATCTTATTGTATTGGAGGGTGA